ATATTCGCCGCCGTCGACAACGCATCGCGTGGACTGATGGTCGCATCTGTCCAAATCTCCATCGTCAACTTATCATAGTCCGTCATGCGACCGACGCGCGCATTTTCCACATGAAAGTTCACACGCTTAATGGGCGAGAATACGGAATCGATCGCGATAACACCGATCGGCAATCCTTCTTCTTTATTGCGCTCGGCCGGGACATACCCGCGACCATGCTTTACCGTCAATTCAATGTCCAGCGTCGCATCCTTATCCAACGTGGCAATATGCAAATCAGGCGTGAGAATGGTCACATCGGCATCGTGGATAATATCGGAACCCTTGGCTTCGCCTGGCCCCTTCTTTCTCAAACGAATCGTCTTGGGCTTATCAGTGTGCAACGCCAATCGCAGGCTCTTGATGTTCAAGATAATGGACGTCACATCTTCCGTGACACCCGGGATTGTCGAAAACTCGTGCAGTACGCCCTCAATTTTCACCGTCGTCACGGCGGCTCCGGTCAACGACGACAACAACACACGACGAAGTGAATTTCCAATCGTGGTACCGAACCCCCGCTCAAACGCCTCGGTG
Above is a genomic segment from Nitrospira lenta containing:
- a CDS encoding DNA-directed RNA polymerase subunit alpha; the encoded protein is MIKAMKDFQIPMRVEVDKDANSPVFGRFTTEAFERGFGTTIGNSLRRVLLSSLTGAAVTTVKIEGVLHEFSTIPGVTEDVTSIILNIKSLRLALHTDKPKTIRLRKKGPGEAKGSDIIHDADVTILTPDLHIATLDKDATLDIELTVKHGRGYVPAERNKEEGLPIGVIAIDSVFSPIKRVNFHVENARVGRMTDYDKLTMEIWTDATISPRDALSTAANILRDHLDIFINPEERGEGKREAGYDESELEENKNLSRSVNELELSVRAANCLKNANIKTIRDLVQKTENEMLKTKNFGKKSLNEIKEILLEMGLTLGGRVEAGSSSNGSSQSE